Proteins from a genomic interval of Sparus aurata chromosome 21, fSpaAur1.1, whole genome shotgun sequence:
- the crema gene encoding cAMP-responsive element modulator isoform X3: MAVTGDETESAATGDIPAYQLRSPNSGLAQSIVMAASPGSMQSPSSQHAEEITRKREVRLMKNREAARECRRKKKEYVKCLENRVAVLENQNKTLIEELKALKDIYCHKAE, translated from the exons ATGGCTGTGACTGGGGATGAGACTGAGTCAG CCGCCACTGGAGACATACCCGCCTACCAGCTGCGTTCGCCCAACTCGGGCCTGGCCCAGAGCATCGTGATGGCGGCGTCCCCGGGCAGCATGCAGAGCCCCTCGTCACAGCACGCCGAAGAGATCACCCGCAAGAGGGAGGTCCGGCTGATGAAGAACAG GGAGGCAGCTCGCGAGTGCcgcaggaaaaagaaagagtaCGTCAAATGTCTGGAAAACCGCGTGGCTGTGttggaaaaccaaaacaagacCCTGATTGAAGAGCTGAAAGCACTGAAGGACATTTACTGCCACAAAGCTGAGTAG
- the crema gene encoding cAMP-responsive element modulator isoform X1 — MDASVSPQLDSTLNDSEADGEENHSEASPSSVDPNQVSEAEESPVVQLSDGQTVQVQGVIQAPQTSVIQSPQVQTAQIATMAELEGDAPATDTQKRREILSRRPSYRKILNELSSDSPAVPKIDEEKTEEEAPVSSAASASVPTSIYQTSSGQYIAFTQGRAIQLTSPGAEALQGAQTLTVAASPTPQPGATILQCAAQPGDSQQQYYIQGGQVLIQAATGDIPAYQLRSPNSGLAQSIVMAASPGSMQSPSSQHAEEITRKREVRLMKNREAARECRRKKKEYVKCLENRVAVLENQNKTLIEELKALKDIYCHKAE, encoded by the exons ATGGATGCCTCAGTGTCACCTCAGTTGGACAGCACATTAAACGACTCGGAGGCGGATGGAGAGGAGAATCACAGTGAGGCCAGTCCGTCTTCTGTGGATCCCAATcag GTGTCGGAGGCAGAAGAGTCTCCCGTCGTCCAGCTGTCTGACGGTCAGACGGTGCAGGTCCAGGGAGTGATCCAGGCCCCTCAGACCTCCGTCATACAGTCGCCACAAGTCCAGACTGcccag ATCGCCACTATGGCAGAGCTGGAGGGTGACGCGCCGGCGACAGACACCCAGAAGAGACGAGAGATACTCTCCCGGCGTCCCTCTTATCG aaaaatactcaACGAGCTCTCGTCGGATTCACCGGCGGTTCCCAAAATCGACGAggagaagacggaggaggaggcgcCGGTGTCCAGCGCAGCCTCGGCGTCGGTGCCGACCTCCATCTACCAGACCAGCTCGGGACAGTATA TTGCCTTCACTCAGGGGAGAGCCATCCAGTTGACCAGCCCCGGAGCTGAAGCCCTTCAGGGGGCCCAGACCCTGACGGTGGCCGCCTCTCCCACCCCTCAGCCCGGAGCCACGATCCTACAGTGTGCGGCTCAGCCCGGAGACTCCCAGCAGCAGTACTACATTCAGGGAGGGCAGGTGCTCATCCAAG CCGCCACTGGAGACATACCCGCCTACCAGCTGCGTTCGCCCAACTCGGGCCTGGCCCAGAGCATCGTGATGGCGGCGTCCCCGGGCAGCATGCAGAGCCCCTCGTCACAGCACGCCGAAGAGATCACCCGCAAGAGGGAGGTCCGGCTGATGAAGAACAG GGAGGCAGCTCGCGAGTGCcgcaggaaaaagaaagagtaCGTCAAATGTCTGGAAAACCGCGTGGCTGTGttggaaaaccaaaacaagacCCTGATTGAAGAGCTGAAAGCACTGAAGGACATTTACTGCCACAAAGCTGAGTAG
- the crema gene encoding cAMP-responsive element modulator isoform X2 has product MDASVSPQLDSTLNDSEADGEENHSEASPSSVDPNQVSEAEESPVVQLSDGQTVQVQGVIQAPQTSVIQSPQVQTAQIATMAELEGDAPATDTQKRREILSRRPSYRKILNELSSDSPAVPKIDEEKTEEEAPVSSAASASVPTSIYQTSSGQYIAFTQGRAIQLTSPGAEALQGAQTLTVAASPTPQPGATILQCAAQPGDSQQQYYIQGGQVLIQVCIRGSSANGLVCSCALLALMEHTPILSSGRCHERGGNEENV; this is encoded by the exons ATGGATGCCTCAGTGTCACCTCAGTTGGACAGCACATTAAACGACTCGGAGGCGGATGGAGAGGAGAATCACAGTGAGGCCAGTCCGTCTTCTGTGGATCCCAATcag GTGTCGGAGGCAGAAGAGTCTCCCGTCGTCCAGCTGTCTGACGGTCAGACGGTGCAGGTCCAGGGAGTGATCCAGGCCCCTCAGACCTCCGTCATACAGTCGCCACAAGTCCAGACTGcccag ATCGCCACTATGGCAGAGCTGGAGGGTGACGCGCCGGCGACAGACACCCAGAAGAGACGAGAGATACTCTCCCGGCGTCCCTCTTATCG aaaaatactcaACGAGCTCTCGTCGGATTCACCGGCGGTTCCCAAAATCGACGAggagaagacggaggaggaggcgcCGGTGTCCAGCGCAGCCTCGGCGTCGGTGCCGACCTCCATCTACCAGACCAGCTCGGGACAGTATA TTGCCTTCACTCAGGGGAGAGCCATCCAGTTGACCAGCCCCGGAGCTGAAGCCCTTCAGGGGGCCCAGACCCTGACGGTGGCCGCCTCTCCCACCCCTCAGCCCGGAGCCACGATCCTACAGTGTGCGGCTCAGCCCGGAGACTCCCAGCAGCAGTACTACATTCAGGGAGGGCAGGTGCTCATCCAAG TTTGTATTCGGGGATCATCTGCGAATGGACTTGTCTGCTCTTGTGCTCTGCTTGCTCTCATGGAACATACACCCATCCTTTCCTCTGGCAGATGTCACGAAAGGGGCGGGAACGAGGAAAATGTCTGA